The following DNA comes from Candidatus Thermoplasmatota archaeon.
TCGTCGTCGCGCCCTTGAGAAGAACCGTGCCGTCGAGCCTCCGCGCGAGCGTGCGGACCGCAAGGGCTCGCTCGTCCGGCCGGTCCTCCGGCGGCGGAGGCTCGCCCGCGAGGGCCTTGAACTCCCCCGCGTGCGGCGTGGCGACGGACAGCGGCGTGAGCTGCCGCTTCTCGCGCGCAAGCGCGTGCAGGCCGTCGGCGTCCACGACGACGGGCTTGCGCAGCTCCCGGAAGCGGTCCATCGCGAAGCTCACGCTGTGGCTTGCCGTCTCCGAGCGGCCGATGCCCGGCCCGATCACGACGGCGTCGGCCCGCGCGAGCCACTGCTCGAAGTCGGGCAGGTTCTCCCGATCGCCAAGGTCGAGATCGTAGTTGTTGAGGGAACGGACGACGATGTTGGGGCTTGCCGCCGAAACGATCTCGGCGGCGCGCCGCGGCGAGAGGACGACTGCCATCCCGGCGCCGGCCCGAAGCGCCCCGAGCGCGGAGAGGATGGGCGCCCCCGTGTACGGCCCGCCGCCCAACACGAGCACGACGCCCGCTTCGCCCTTGTGCTGCGTGGCCGACGGGCTCGGGTAGAGCGCAAGCTCGCCGGGTCCCGTGAACCGCGACGCCTCCGGCGGAATCCCGATGTCGGCCACCACGATGCGGCCCGAGTTGGCCTCGGTCGTGCCCTCCTTGACGTCGTGGAGCGCCACGGTCAGCACGGGACGCACGGCCCCGTCGTGGCCCAGGCCGGAGGGAACGTCGACCGAGACGATGCGGCGGGCGCGCCGGTTGGCCGCCTCGACCATGCCGCGAACCGGCTCGCGCAGGGGCCCGGCAAGCCCCGCGCCCACGAGCGCGTCCACAACGACGTCGGCCTCGGCGAGCATGCCCTCGAGCCGTCCCTGCGACGGGCCCTCGACGACCGGAACGTCGCGCGGCAAGAGCCGAAGCGCTTCGCGCGCGAGGCCGCGAAGGCGCGCGGCCGGATGCGAGGTCACGACGGACACGGGCCCGTGCGCCGAGAGCACGCGCGCGGCCACGAGACCGTCGCCGCCGTTGTTGCCCGGACCGCAGAGCACGAGCACGCGGCGGGGCGAGAGCGCGAGGACCTGCGCGGCCACCGCGCGCCCCGCCGCCTCCATGAGGCGCCACGTGGGAACGCCAAGGGCCGCCGCGTTCCCGTCGAGCACGGCGGTCTCGCGCGGATCCATCATCGGGCGCCCATCCCTCCGTGCCTCCATAAACCTTTATGCAAGCGCCGGGGCATCGCGAGCGCATGTTCCCCGGCGGCCGCATGGATCCGCGCAAGCTCTCGGCCATGATGAAGCAACTTGGGATCGACGTGAAGACGCTCGAGGACGTCGAGCGCATCGTGATCACGACAAAGGCGAAGGAGTATGTCTTCATCGACGCCGAGGTCACCATGATGAAGGCCCAGGGATCGCTCACCTACCAGATCGCGGGCACGCCCAAGATCGTCGATCGCGCGCCGGGAACCGGAAGCGGCGCGCCGGCCGCTCCAGCCGCAGCCGCCGCTCCGGCGGCCGGCGGGACGTCTCCCGGCCCCGCGGTCCCATCGTTCAGCGAGGCCGACGTCGCGCTCGTCATGGAGCAG
Coding sequences within:
- a CDS encoding NAD(P)H-hydrate dehydratase, which translates into the protein MMDPRETAVLDGNAAALGVPTWRLMEAAGRAVAAQVLALSPRRVLVLCGPGNNGGDGLVAARVLSAHGPVSVVTSHPAARLRGLAREALRLLPRDVPVVEGPSQGRLEGMLAEADVVVDALVGAGLAGPLREPVRGMVEAANRRARRIVSVDVPSGLGHDGAVRPVLTVALHDVKEGTTEANSGRIVVADIGIPPEASRFTGPGELALYPSPSATQHKGEAGVVLVLGGGPYTGAPILSALGALRAGAGMAVVLSPRRAAEIVSAASPNIVVRSLNNYDLDLGDRENLPDFEQWLARADAVVIGPGIGRSETASHSVSFAMDRFRELRKPVVVDADGLHALAREKRQLTPLSVATPHAGEFKALAGEPPPPEDRPDERALAVRTLARRLDGTVLLKGATTIVSDSRREKLSRVGSPAMAVGGTGDVLSGVVGALLAKRLSPFDAARVGAYIQGRAGEIASQERSYGMLATDLLEAIPRVLPAAPRRQL
- a CDS encoding nascent polypeptide-associated complex protein translates to MFPGGRMDPRKLSAMMKQLGIDVKTLEDVERIVITTKAKEYVFIDAEVTMMKAQGSLTYQIAGTPKIVDRAPGTGSGAPAAPAAAAAPAAGGTSPGPAVPSFSEADVALVMEQAKVPREKAVKALEDADGEVATAIVNLTGA